A genome region from Flavobacterium sp. CFS9 includes the following:
- a CDS encoding YeiH family protein gives MPTQTKRFTLHEDWTVVILGFIIIGISLFLFLPEVPTFKWSTGSDLAADVLSFGNLKILGFQFIYLILVGTLGTFLIGKSVKNFLLGFPIVYLLTVFALVISGNTAIKGLNLEAVIFSLIIGLCLGNFFILPRWFRSSLSTEVFVKIGLVLLGTTVIFSDILKAGSLGLIQALVVVLSVWYFAFWLCKKLKVDNELTMMISSAVSICGVSAAIATSGAIKGDSKKLSYVISIVLVTAIPMMIFMPIIATHFNFPEEVTGAWLGGSIDTSGAVVASGSLVGETALKISTIVKFSQNVLLGLAAFAISVYWTYTQNKSEEAVASKPTLAVIWERFPKFIIGFIAASLLFSFLLTDEVRDEVKDSLKNLQGIWFALAFTSIGLETKFKDLLGNTSRKPLYAFLIAQLFNIIVTLIIAFILFKE, from the coding sequence ATGCCAACCCAAACAAAACGATTTACCCTTCACGAGGACTGGACGGTTGTGATCCTCGGATTTATCATCATCGGAATTTCTCTTTTTCTATTTCTTCCTGAGGTTCCAACTTTCAAATGGTCAACTGGATCAGATTTAGCAGCGGATGTACTTAGTTTCGGAAACCTGAAAATCCTCGGATTTCAATTTATATATTTAATTCTAGTGGGAACATTGGGAACTTTTTTGATTGGAAAATCAGTCAAAAACTTTTTATTGGGTTTTCCGATCGTTTATCTGTTAACCGTATTTGCCTTGGTGATCTCCGGAAATACCGCCATCAAAGGTCTAAATCTCGAAGCGGTAATTTTCAGTTTAATCATAGGTCTCTGTCTGGGTAATTTTTTCATCCTTCCACGATGGTTTCGTTCCTCACTTTCGACAGAAGTTTTTGTCAAAATTGGCTTGGTTTTATTGGGGACCACTGTGATTTTCTCAGACATTCTAAAAGCCGGTTCACTCGGGCTTATTCAGGCATTAGTCGTTGTACTATCAGTTTGGTACTTTGCCTTCTGGCTATGCAAAAAACTAAAGGTCGACAACGAGTTGACCATGATGATTTCAAGTGCTGTTTCCATTTGTGGAGTTTCTGCGGCAATTGCGACTTCTGGTGCCATCAAAGGCGATTCAAAAAAACTGTCTTATGTGATTTCTATTGTTTTGGTCACCGCAATCCCCATGATGATTTTCATGCCCATAATTGCTACACATTTCAACTTTCCTGAAGAAGTAACCGGAGCGTGGCTGGGCGGTAGTATTGATACTTCGGGAGCCGTTGTGGCTTCAGGTTCTTTAGTTGGTGAAACCGCTCTAAAAATTAGTACAATTGTTAAATTCTCTCAAAATGTACTGTTAGGACTAGCTGCTTTTGCCATATCCGTTTACTGGACTTATACTCAGAACAAATCGGAAGAAGCTGTTGCATCAAAACCAACCTTAGCTGTTATCTGGGAACGTTTCCCAAAATTCATCATTGGATTCATTGCGGCTTCACTCCTCTTTTCATTTCTTTTGACTGACGAAGTGAGAGACGAAGTAAAAGACAGCTTAAAGAATCTGCAAGGTATTTGGTTTGCCCTGGCCTTTACCAGTATCGGACTGGAAACCAAATTTAAAGATTTACTGGGCAATACCAGCCGAAAACCTTTATATGCCTTTTTAATAGCACAATTGTTCAATATCATTGTCACACTGATCATCGCTTTTATACTTTTCAAAGAATAA
- a CDS encoding arylsulfatase, with protein sequence MKKTLLTLHLLFSTVLFVSAQNKTTTTSSKPNIILILVDDMGYSDLGNYGSEIKTPNLDQLASEGLRLREFYNNSICAPTRASLLTGQYQHKAGMGFFDINLGLPAYQGYLNKESLTLGEVFRSGGYSTLLSGKWHVGSEDQSQWPNQRGFDKFYGILKGAASYFDSKPLPFGKTPYPVKLLRNNEELHPKDDSYYFTDEIGNNAVTFLDEQNKENKPFFLYLAFTAPHWPLQAKPADIAKYRGKFDEGWDVLREKRIEKLKANGILSANQTISPRDPEVPEWNKLTYDEKQFWKAKMEVYAAMVDNMDQNVGKVLNKLKALKKDKNTLIIFISDNGAQGGFNTYNPLGRGLVRNDGPIGTSGSFDYQEQNWAYLSNTPLQQYKNNMHEGGFSSPFIAWFPSKIKAGRIDKGTGHIIDLAPTFYELAGIEYPKEYNGAKSNPLAGKSLLPVLFDNASEVNRGAPLFWERAGNRAVRDGKWKLVSIYPSYEWELYDIETDRGETNNVAKQNPGIVNKLSAAYFDWADQTGVIEYSKFKLKPEVMPGGASLKK encoded by the coding sequence ATGAAAAAAACACTACTCACACTCCATCTCTTGTTTTCGACAGTACTTTTCGTTTCCGCACAAAACAAAACCACTACCACTTCTTCAAAACCAAACATCATCCTGATTCTGGTCGACGATATGGGTTATTCTGATTTAGGCAATTATGGTTCCGAAATTAAAACACCCAATCTTGATCAATTGGCCAGTGAAGGTTTGCGTCTTCGCGAATTTTACAACAACTCGATTTGTGCTCCAACCAGAGCTTCTCTATTGACGGGACAATACCAGCACAAAGCCGGAATGGGATTTTTTGATATCAACCTTGGACTGCCAGCTTATCAGGGGTACCTCAACAAAGAATCTTTGACTCTTGGCGAAGTTTTCCGTTCCGGCGGTTACAGTACTTTGCTATCAGGAAAATGGCATGTGGGTTCCGAAGATCAGTCGCAATGGCCGAATCAGAGAGGTTTTGATAAATTTTACGGTATCCTGAAAGGAGCTGCGAGTTATTTCGACAGCAAACCTTTGCCTTTCGGAAAAACTCCTTATCCGGTAAAATTACTTCGAAACAATGAAGAGCTGCATCCAAAAGACGATTCGTATTATTTTACCGATGAGATCGGAAACAATGCAGTGACTTTCCTCGACGAACAAAACAAAGAAAATAAACCGTTCTTTCTGTATTTAGCTTTTACCGCTCCGCACTGGCCACTTCAGGCAAAACCGGCAGACATTGCCAAATACAGAGGAAAATTTGACGAAGGCTGGGATGTTTTAAGAGAAAAAAGAATCGAAAAACTAAAAGCAAATGGCATTTTATCCGCCAATCAAACCATATCACCAAGAGATCCCGAAGTACCGGAATGGAACAAACTTACCTATGACGAAAAACAATTCTGGAAAGCCAAAATGGAAGTTTATGCTGCAATGGTAGACAATATGGATCAGAATGTGGGTAAAGTTCTGAACAAACTAAAAGCACTAAAAAAAGATAAAAACACCCTTATTATTTTTATTTCAGATAATGGTGCGCAGGGCGGTTTCAATACCTACAATCCGTTAGGCAGAGGTTTGGTACGAAATGATGGCCCGATTGGAACCTCAGGTTCCTTCGATTATCAGGAGCAAAACTGGGCCTATTTATCAAATACTCCTTTACAGCAATACAAAAACAATATGCATGAAGGCGGTTTCAGTTCCCCATTTATTGCCTGGTTTCCTTCCAAAATAAAAGCAGGCCGCATCGATAAAGGAACCGGACACATTATTGACCTTGCTCCTACTTTCTATGAACTGGCGGGAATTGAATATCCAAAAGAATACAACGGTGCAAAATCAAACCCGCTTGCAGGGAAAAGTCTTCTACCGGTTTTATTCGACAATGCTTCCGAGGTCAACAGAGGAGCTCCGTTATTTTGGGAAAGAGCCGGAAACAGAGCCGTACGAGATGGAAAATGGAAACTGGTATCGATTTACCCCTCTTACGAATGGGAACTCTATGATATCGAAACAGATCGTGGTGAAACTAATAATGTAGCCAAACAGAATCCCGGTATTGTGAATAAACTATCGGCTGCCTATTTTGACTGGGCCGATCAGACAGGAGTTATAGAGTATAGCAAATTTAAGCTAAAACCGGAAGTAATGCCCGGCGGAGCATCTCTAAAAAAATAA
- a CDS encoding RagB/SusD family nutrient uptake outer membrane protein produces MKKHIITFLLSAGLLVSCTDLEVTPTSFVTEDNYFKTQDDAVASLTAVYASLSLDPGEQSLFGRNLYFLTDMASDYAAAGVSATNPQVRALSSLTHDATSDRVQVAWRQIYAGINRANVAIDNIPKVAGSDAVKNRLILEAKFIRGLLYFQAVRLWGGVPIVLHEPTSIQLESLKSKRASVAEVYTQIISDLKDAEALPATYPATDAGRATSGAAKAILTKVYLTRKDYPNAILKAREVINGGYGYALFENFQDIFTKTKKNGKEHIFSVQFEPNQAGNGSSGSTFQATSFTGFTATEPADIISDVALFYDIYAAGDTRRDVSYAKQLPIPGTANVYTFPKPIFKKYLDLTNLATPSNVAINFPIIRYADILLSLAEAINEQGAPTPEAYELINQVRRRAFGKPINTPDPTVDLAGLTQTTFRAALQEERKKEFVQEGQRWFDLVRWGTLVTEVKKVLAKNSVSERNNLYPIPQSERNIDPIGLPQNPGY; encoded by the coding sequence ATGAAAAAGCATATTATAACATTCCTATTGAGTGCCGGACTATTGGTATCGTGCACCGATCTAGAGGTCACACCAACCTCATTTGTAACCGAAGACAATTATTTTAAAACTCAGGACGATGCTGTTGCCAGCTTAACTGCTGTTTATGCTTCATTGAGTCTTGATCCGGGAGAACAGAGTTTATTTGGCCGAAATTTATATTTCCTGACCGACATGGCTTCTGATTATGCCGCGGCGGGAGTTTCGGCAACCAATCCGCAGGTGAGAGCTTTAAGCAGTCTCACGCATGATGCCACTTCTGATCGTGTTCAGGTGGCGTGGCGTCAAATCTATGCCGGAATAAACAGAGCCAATGTTGCTATCGATAATATTCCAAAAGTAGCCGGTTCGGACGCTGTTAAAAACAGATTGATTCTCGAGGCTAAATTCATTCGAGGTTTACTGTACTTTCAGGCAGTACGCCTTTGGGGCGGAGTTCCGATTGTTTTGCACGAACCGACCTCTATTCAATTAGAAAGTTTAAAATCAAAAAGAGCCTCTGTAGCAGAAGTTTATACCCAAATTATTTCAGATTTAAAAGATGCTGAAGCTTTACCAGCAACTTATCCTGCCACAGATGCCGGACGTGCTACATCGGGAGCGGCAAAAGCCATTCTGACCAAGGTTTACCTTACGAGAAAAGACTATCCGAATGCTATTTTAAAAGCCAGAGAAGTAATTAATGGCGGCTATGGATATGCACTTTTTGAAAACTTCCAGGATATTTTTACTAAAACCAAAAAGAACGGAAAAGAACATATTTTCTCCGTTCAGTTTGAACCCAATCAGGCCGGAAATGGTTCCAGCGGAAGTACTTTTCAGGCTACTTCTTTTACCGGATTCACTGCTACGGAACCTGCTGATATTATTTCGGATGTTGCTTTGTTTTATGATATTTATGCTGCCGGAGATACCAGACGTGATGTAAGTTATGCCAAACAATTACCAATTCCCGGTACGGCAAACGTATACACTTTTCCGAAACCGATCTTCAAAAAGTATCTGGACTTAACGAATCTGGCCACACCTTCAAACGTAGCCATCAATTTTCCGATAATTCGTTATGCTGACATTTTACTGTCTTTAGCGGAAGCGATAAACGAACAGGGAGCACCAACTCCCGAGGCCTACGAATTAATCAATCAGGTAAGAAGAAGAGCTTTCGGAAAACCAATCAATACGCCCGACCCAACAGTTGATTTAGCGGGATTAACGCAAACCACTTTCAGGGCTGCCCTGCAGGAAGAACGCAAAAAAGAATTCGTTCAGGAAGGACAACGCTGGTTTGATTTGGTTCGTTGGGGAACTTTGGTTACCGAAGTCAAAAAAGTACTGGCCAAAAATTCTGTTTCCGAACGAAATAATTTATACCCAATTCCACAAAGCGAAAGAAACATCGACCCAATTGGATTGCCACAAAACCCCGGATATTAA
- a CDS encoding thioredoxin domain-containing protein produces the protein MIKNKTIQNRIAIVILFLSGIGFAQQKSTNTVSLDIFYAKIQNEKKPQIIDARGPEEFALNHINGAQNFNLESKDYAKRIAALDKTKPVFTYSIGAGRSVWLADALLKNGFKEAYSLEGGIANWIGNGKPFYTNSKSKLTLAEYNKIITENNDVLVDIGSIYCGACKKVKPVLETIRAQYGTNLKIVEIDLEDSPQVIADLKTVKVFPTLILYKKGKIVFKKEGLGDLKNDVDVALASK, from the coding sequence ATGATAAAAAATAAAACAATCCAAAACAGGATCGCCATCGTGATACTGTTTTTATCCGGAATTGGTTTCGCACAGCAAAAATCAACCAACACCGTCTCTCTGGACATTTTTTACGCTAAAATTCAAAACGAAAAAAAACCGCAGATCATTGATGCCCGAGGCCCTGAAGAATTTGCGCTGAACCACATCAATGGAGCACAAAACTTTAATTTGGAATCGAAAGATTATGCCAAACGCATTGCTGCTTTAGATAAAACAAAACCGGTTTTCACTTACTCCATCGGTGCAGGCAGAAGTGTCTGGCTTGCTGATGCATTACTGAAAAATGGTTTTAAAGAAGCTTATAGCTTAGAAGGCGGCATTGCCAATTGGATTGGAAACGGAAAACCTTTTTATACCAATTCAAAAAGCAAATTAACCTTAGCCGAATACAACAAAATCATTACAGAAAACAATGATGTTTTGGTTGATATTGGCTCCATTTACTGTGGTGCCTGCAAAAAAGTAAAACCTGTTCTGGAAACCATCAGAGCACAATACGGAACCAATTTAAAAATCGTTGAAATTGACCTGGAAGACAGTCCGCAAGTAATTGCCGACTTAAAAACAGTAAAAGTTTTCCCTACTTTGATTTTATACAAAAAAGGCAAAATTGTTTTCAAAAAAGAAGGTCTCGGAGATTTAAAAAATGATGTCGATGTTGCTTTGGCTTCCAAATAA
- a CDS encoding sterol desaturase family protein: MAATAYNSKSKLTRDLSISLFIYALPVLAIFLYFKLTNGVIAQSHIALPSFLEFIKPAFENIRTWGLTAFMVVLGIIEFTAGLYDDQWTGQERKVDIICFLAPKLLLPPVVAFFSLTALPYLIPNLANSLSWVPFWGGFFLIAVADDLTQYWYHRLHHQVPFLWRFHRTHHSAPYMGMAMASRQNFIYTVFFSQIYLTATLTFLGLGLPALFVLVIKSFITLGAHSSIAWDKPFYKYKVLHPIAWVLERLISTPATHHAHHADTSGDGVGHFKGNFGNMFFIWDIIFGTGLITRKFPKSYGMKSYKQEEWYAQFLWPIFKSKKEGSALAEGVLAVPLRQKVENTLPNPTYYEQIQS; encoded by the coding sequence ATGGCAGCAACAGCTTATAATTCAAAAAGTAAACTAACCAGAGATTTAAGTATTAGTCTCTTCATTTATGCACTGCCTGTTTTGGCAATCTTTCTGTACTTCAAATTAACGAATGGTGTAATAGCTCAATCCCACATTGCCTTGCCATCATTTTTAGAATTTATCAAACCGGCTTTCGAAAACATCAGAACCTGGGGGCTAACAGCTTTTATGGTGGTTCTGGGTATTATCGAATTTACGGCAGGTTTATACGACGATCAATGGACGGGTCAGGAACGCAAAGTAGATATCATTTGTTTTCTGGCGCCTAAATTGCTTTTACCTCCGGTAGTTGCTTTTTTCAGTCTTACTGCATTACCGTACTTAATTCCCAATCTTGCCAACTCCCTTTCGTGGGTTCCGTTTTGGGGAGGCTTTTTCCTGATCGCAGTAGCCGATGATTTAACACAGTATTGGTACCATCGTCTGCACCATCAGGTTCCTTTTTTATGGCGCTTTCACCGAACGCACCACTCCGCTCCGTACATGGGAATGGCGATGGCATCCAGACAAAACTTTATTTACACCGTTTTCTTTTCGCAAATTTACTTAACGGCAACTTTAACTTTTTTAGGTTTAGGATTGCCCGCTTTATTTGTATTGGTCATCAAAAGTTTCATCACTTTAGGCGCTCACTCCAGTATTGCCTGGGACAAACCGTTTTACAAATACAAAGTTTTACATCCGATTGCGTGGGTTCTGGAACGTTTAATTTCAACTCCTGCAACTCATCACGCCCATCATGCGGATACCAGCGGTGACGGTGTAGGACATTTTAAAGGGAACTTTGGAAATATGTTTTTTATCTGGGACATTATTTTCGGAACAGGTTTAATCACCAGAAAATTTCCAAAATCATACGGAATGAAATCTTACAAACAAGAAGAATGGTACGCACAGTTTCTTTGGCCCATCTTCAAATCCAAAAAAGAAGGAAGTGCTTTGGCTGAAGGAGTGCTGGCAGTTCCACTACGACAAAAAGTAGAAAACACATTGCCTAATCCGACTTACTATGAACAAATTCAATCTTAA
- a CDS encoding arylsulfatase → MKNFKHNSKIKSPQKGLLFTALLAAQLSFAQNNPNADFKGVIGKTLADSKEYWPEPVKAPAGAPNIVWILLDDVGFGASSAFGGLIQTPTFDNLANNGLRYTNFHTTAICAPTRSALLTGRNSGKVHVSGFSHTVLSAGFPGWDGRIPSDKGTIAEILRDKGYNTFAVGKYGLTPDEEATDAGPFDRWPTGKGFEHFFGFLGSQTDQYKPDLVEDNAHVTPDGRHLTDQITDKAISYITKQHKAAPDKPFFLYYAPGAVHAPHQVAESWSDPYKGKFDEGWDAYREKVLANQKKLGVIPANAVLPERNPLITDWKKLTPDQKKVYARFMEVYAGYLTYTDHEIGRIVEHLKQTNQLENTLIFVAIGDNGASKEGTTQGTINQSLFAQGGSDEENLQKNLNNIGEIGTAKGLNTNYPLGWAQATNVPFKNWKQDAQSEGGTRNPLIVFYPKGIKEKGGIRNQYSHVTDLLPTTLDIAGIKTPEYIREIKQDAIQGSTFYASLNDAKAPSLHTVQYYYIFGNRAIYKDGWKAGAAHLPDSFAVKKSLGKNEKPTESNFDTDVWELYNLNEDFNERNDLAKKYPEKLAELKKLFDEQAKENNVYPLIDWQDVYNRRIHNTTADKGKTLQDLIQQATRPGNSK, encoded by the coding sequence ATGAAAAATTTTAAACACAATAGTAAAATTAAAAGTCCGCAAAAAGGACTTTTATTTACTGCGTTGCTTGCAGCGCAACTGAGTTTTGCACAAAACAATCCGAATGCTGATTTCAAAGGCGTTATTGGAAAAACTTTAGCCGATTCGAAAGAATATTGGCCTGAGCCTGTAAAAGCACCCGCGGGTGCCCCAAATATTGTCTGGATCTTACTGGATGATGTTGGATTTGGAGCTTCAAGTGCTTTTGGAGGTCTTATTCAAACACCCACTTTTGACAATCTGGCCAATAATGGTTTGCGTTACACCAATTTTCACACCACGGCTATTTGTGCTCCTACCCGTTCTGCTCTTTTAACGGGAAGAAATTCGGGGAAAGTACACGTAAGCGGCTTCTCTCATACCGTTTTATCGGCCGGTTTCCCTGGTTGGGACGGAAGAATTCCATCGGATAAAGGTACCATTGCCGAAATTCTGAGAGACAAAGGATACAATACTTTTGCAGTGGGAAAATACGGTCTAACTCCTGACGAAGAAGCTACTGATGCCGGGCCTTTTGACAGATGGCCTACCGGAAAAGGCTTCGAACATTTCTTTGGCTTCTTAGGATCACAAACCGATCAGTACAAACCGGATTTGGTAGAAGACAACGCACATGTTACTCCTGACGGAAGACATTTAACCGATCAGATTACAGACAAAGCCATTAGCTACATCACCAAACAGCACAAAGCAGCGCCAGACAAACCTTTCTTTTTGTACTATGCGCCGGGTGCTGTACACGCACCTCATCAGGTAGCAGAATCCTGGAGTGACCCTTACAAAGGAAAATTTGATGAAGGCTGGGATGCTTATCGCGAAAAAGTACTGGCCAACCAGAAAAAATTAGGTGTAATTCCTGCCAATGCCGTATTACCGGAACGCAATCCGTTGATTACCGACTGGAAAAAACTAACTCCGGATCAAAAGAAAGTGTACGCCCGATTCATGGAAGTGTATGCCGGATATCTTACCTATACCGATCATGAAATTGGACGTATCGTTGAGCATTTAAAACAAACCAATCAACTGGAGAATACTTTGATTTTTGTGGCCATTGGCGATAATGGTGCCAGTAAAGAAGGAACTACACAAGGAACCATCAACCAAAGTCTGTTTGCTCAGGGAGGATCTGATGAAGAAAACCTTCAGAAAAACCTAAACAATATTGGTGAAATCGGAACGGCAAAAGGACTCAACACCAATTATCCGTTGGGATGGGCTCAGGCTACGAATGTTCCGTTTAAAAACTGGAAACAAGATGCACAATCGGAAGGAGGAACACGTAACCCATTGATTGTTTTTTATCCGAAAGGAATTAAAGAAAAAGGCGGAATCAGAAATCAATACAGCCACGTAACCGATCTGTTGCCAACAACTTTAGACATTGCCGGAATTAAAACTCCGGAATATATCCGGGAGATCAAACAGGATGCGATTCAGGGTTCTACCTTTTATGCTTCTTTAAACGATGCCAAAGCACCTTCATTGCATACTGTTCAATACTATTACATTTTCGGAAACAGAGCCATCTACAAAGATGGCTGGAAAGCAGGAGCCGCTCACCTGCCGGATTCTTTTGCGGTAAAAAAATCGCTGGGTAAAAACGAAAAACCAACCGAAAGTAATTTTGACACAGACGTATGGGAATTGTACAACCTGAACGAAGATTTTAACGAACGTAACGATCTGGCTAAAAAATACCCTGAAAAATTAGCCGAACTTAAAAAACTGTTTGACGAACAAGCTAAAGAAAATAATGTTTACCCATTGATAGACTGGCAGGATGTGTACAACAGAAGGATCCACAACACCACAGCCGACAAAGGAAAAACATTACAGGATCTCATCCAACAAGCCACCAGACCCGGAAATTCAAAATAA